The proteins below come from a single Mya arenaria isolate MELC-2E11 chromosome 8, ASM2691426v1 genomic window:
- the LOC128243186 gene encoding protein wech-like: MEVSGRRRGPDLAMCSADATVYCQPCGEGGKRAVAHGFCQTCEEYMCGPCIEAHKRFKLSRNHKMLSKDKMPTFYPSTKQSDIGETEYCKSHSKEMIKFFCPNHGDLGCGDCVVIAHRTCKVDYIADVSKGFVNENEFKRLEPSIKRAEDILYQNISNAEKLLYEVVNQSKYEIDRLRKFREEINTYLDRREKELLDNLKEVKTKDENDLTALKTDCKSVMTALEAMRNEMSSIDVSVNQRYLAARRAQNELRGLHVEMGKMAGRMKARKYRFVKDADTERLLGTKKGFGTLDVAGEFRRESTIPVSGHSTVTWKKEVDIPVREAQDKDTCWITGSVLLSSGHLLLADCKNNSAKLVDVTNRIVTSRIQLPSGPWDVCTLPDDQAAITLPNTSMIQLLSTMGGQLSCEKLQHHRPCTCLTTLNTPLSSCPWMGRSNRSTETSSNIQSPWWR, encoded by the exons atGGAAGTTTCTGGGAGAAGGCGTGGCCCTGACCTTGCCATGTGTTCCGCTGATGCCACGGTCTACTGTCAGCCGTGTGGAGAGGGCGGGAAACGCGCTGTGGCTCATGGGTTCTGTCAGACCTGCGAGGAATACATGTGTGGTCCTTGTATTGAGGCCCATAAGAGGTTCAAGCTGTCCAGGAACCACAAAATGTTATCCAAAGATAAGATGCCGACATTCTACCCGTCCACCAAGCAGTCTGACATTGGCGAAACTGAATACTGTAAATCTCATTCGAAGGAGATGATCAAGTTTTTTTGCCCGAACCACGGCGACCTTGGCTGTGGTGACTGTGTAGTCATCGCTCATCGCACGTGTAAAGTCGACTACATCGCTGATGTCTCTAAAGGTTTCGTCAATGAGAACGAATTCAAAAGGTTGGAACCATCTATTAAACGAGCTGAAGATATTCTATATCAGAACATAAGTAACGCCGAGAAACTTCTGTACGAGGTAGTAAACCAGTCTAAGTATGAGATTGACAGACTGAGAAAATTCCGGGAAGAAATCAACACTTACCTGGACCGCCGCGAGAAGGAACTGCTCGACAACCTCAAGGAAGTGAAGACCAAGGATGAAAACGACTTGACTGCACTAAAGACTGATTGTAAATCGGTGATGACGGCACTTGAGGCCATGAGGAATGAAATGTCTTCAATTGACGTCTCGGTAAACCAGCGTTACTTGGCGGCAAGGCGGGCCCAGAATGAGCTACGGGGACTTCATGTCGAGATGGGGAAGATGGCTGGTAGGATGAAGGCCCGGAAGTACCGGTTTGTTAAGGACGCGGACACGGAGCGGCTGCTGGGAACGAAAAAAGGCTTTGGAACACTGGACGTGGCGGGAGAGTTTCGGAGGGAAAGTACTa ttccAGTTTCTGGCCACTCTACCGTGACATGGAAGAAGGAAGTTGACATCCCGGTCAGAGAGGCACAGGACAAGGACACCTGCTGGATCACCGGCTCCGTCCTGCTTTCTTCTGGTCACCTTCTTCTGGCTGACTGCAAGAACAACAGTGCCAAACTGGTAGACGTCACCAACCGTATCGTCACGTCCCGCATCCAGCTGCCAAGCGGCCCCTGGGACGTATGTACGCTTCCTGATGACCAGGCCGCCATTACTCTCCCGAACACTTCCATGATTCAGCTGCTGTCAACAATGGGAGGACAGTTGTCGTGTGAAAAG CTTCAACACCACCGACCCTGTACGTGTCTGACCACACTGAACACACCGTTATCCAGCTGTCCCTGGATGGGAAGGTCCAACAGAAGTACCGAGACAAGCTCAAATATCCAAAGTCCATGGTGGAGATAG
- the LOC128243189 gene encoding uncharacterized protein LOC128243189 isoform X2, giving the protein MMWSIDRRFVAKNVVKYGLIILILSFAVYLVKRSTETIIDDNLLVKIPLDDGRSCNATFRQPDADNFRKIESYRFTGVDRYIAELFPTTTPGLSSGPVAGDDIVSPALVTAFSSNHYLESKFLFKNIEYVVRPQYPDVKVIVYGLGLSNGVKQKLLAFCKCEIREFNFDHYPDHVKIIFGYTWKPIVLQEVAREHTFSIWMDTSVRFTDRDLRPFFENAKRLGVVVTKNTGPIAMRTHTKTFQFLEENPCTFRDRNEFQGGFVMLYSNPTTVKYFMKPWVSCALTLGCMLPDYHARDYIDCGKHGNVYFDCHRFDQSVLGILLSRTYGLKVDDHGVDTRSYHSFCKGNDDSFYLPSFISVEPLIEKYREDCY; this is encoded by the exons ATGATGTGGTCGATTGACCGAAGATTTGTGGCTAAAAATGTCGTCAAATATGGATTGATTATTCTCATTTTATCTTTTGCTGTATACCTTG TTAAACGATCGACGGAAACCATTATTGATG ATAACCTTCTGGTAAAGATTCCCCTGGATGATGGTCGGTCGTGTAACGCCACCTTCCGGCAGCCAGACGCTGATAATTTCCGAAAGATTGAATCGTACCGATTCACCGGCGTTGATCGTTACATAGCAG AGCTATTCCCAACCACAACCCCGGGTTTATCTTCTGGTCCTGTCGCTGGTGATGACATCGTAAGCCCGGCACTCGTGACTGCATTCTCGTCCAATCACTACTTGGAATCCaagtttcttttcaaaaatatcgAATACGTTGTTCGCCCTCAGTACCCTGATGTTAAAGTGATTGTTTATGGGCTAGGGCTTTCAAATGGAGTCAAACAAAAG ttatTGGCATTTTGCAAGTGCGAGATAAGGGAATTCAACTTTGACCATTATCCCGACCACGTAAAAATCATCTTCGGGTACACGTGGAAGCCAATAGTTCTGCAG gAAGTTGCACGGGAGCATACGTTTTCTATTTGGATGGATACGTCTGTACGATTCACTGATAGAGACCTCCGTCCTTTCTTTGAGAATGCGAAACGACTGGGTGTCGTTGTTACAAAAAACACAGGACCAATCGCCATGCGCACCCACACAAAAACATTCCAGTTTCTTGAAGAAAATCCGTGCACTTTCAGGGACAGAAACGAATTTCAGGGCGGTTTTGTGATGTTATACTCCAATCCAACtactgtgaaatatttcatgaagccTTGGGTTTCTTGCGCATTGACGCTTGGGTGTATGTTACCTGATTATCATGCCCGTGATTATATAGACTGTGGGAAACACGGCAACGTTTATTTTGACTGTCACAGATTTGATCAGTCTGTTCTTGGGATCTTGCTGTCCAGGACTTACGGGTTGAAAGTGGACGACCATGGTGTGGATACAAGAAGCTATCatagtttttgtaaagggaatgATGACAGTTTTTATCTCCCGTCTTTTATTTCTGTAGAACCCTTGATTGAAAAGTACAGGGAAGATTGTTATTAG
- the LOC128243189 gene encoding uncharacterized protein LOC128243189 isoform X1 produces the protein MMWSIDRRFVAKNVVKYGLIILILSFAVYLVKRSTETIIDGKDNLLVKIPLDDGRSCNATFRQPDADNFRKIESYRFTGVDRYIAELFPTTTPGLSSGPVAGDDIVSPALVTAFSSNHYLESKFLFKNIEYVVRPQYPDVKVIVYGLGLSNGVKQKLLAFCKCEIREFNFDHYPDHVKIIFGYTWKPIVLQEVAREHTFSIWMDTSVRFTDRDLRPFFENAKRLGVVVTKNTGPIAMRTHTKTFQFLEENPCTFRDRNEFQGGFVMLYSNPTTVKYFMKPWVSCALTLGCMLPDYHARDYIDCGKHGNVYFDCHRFDQSVLGILLSRTYGLKVDDHGVDTRSYHSFCKGNDDSFYLPSFISVEPLIEKYREDCY, from the exons ATGATGTGGTCGATTGACCGAAGATTTGTGGCTAAAAATGTCGTCAAATATGGATTGATTATTCTCATTTTATCTTTTGCTGTATACCTTG TTAAACGATCGACGGAAACCATTATTGATGGTAAAG ATAACCTTCTGGTAAAGATTCCCCTGGATGATGGTCGGTCGTGTAACGCCACCTTCCGGCAGCCAGACGCTGATAATTTCCGAAAGATTGAATCGTACCGATTCACCGGCGTTGATCGTTACATAGCAG AGCTATTCCCAACCACAACCCCGGGTTTATCTTCTGGTCCTGTCGCTGGTGATGACATCGTAAGCCCGGCACTCGTGACTGCATTCTCGTCCAATCACTACTTGGAATCCaagtttcttttcaaaaatatcgAATACGTTGTTCGCCCTCAGTACCCTGATGTTAAAGTGATTGTTTATGGGCTAGGGCTTTCAAATGGAGTCAAACAAAAG ttatTGGCATTTTGCAAGTGCGAGATAAGGGAATTCAACTTTGACCATTATCCCGACCACGTAAAAATCATCTTCGGGTACACGTGGAAGCCAATAGTTCTGCAG gAAGTTGCACGGGAGCATACGTTTTCTATTTGGATGGATACGTCTGTACGATTCACTGATAGAGACCTCCGTCCTTTCTTTGAGAATGCGAAACGACTGGGTGTCGTTGTTACAAAAAACACAGGACCAATCGCCATGCGCACCCACACAAAAACATTCCAGTTTCTTGAAGAAAATCCGTGCACTTTCAGGGACAGAAACGAATTTCAGGGCGGTTTTGTGATGTTATACTCCAATCCAACtactgtgaaatatttcatgaagccTTGGGTTTCTTGCGCATTGACGCTTGGGTGTATGTTACCTGATTATCATGCCCGTGATTATATAGACTGTGGGAAACACGGCAACGTTTATTTTGACTGTCACAGATTTGATCAGTCTGTTCTTGGGATCTTGCTGTCCAGGACTTACGGGTTGAAAGTGGACGACCATGGTGTGGATACAAGAAGCTATCatagtttttgtaaagggaatgATGACAGTTTTTATCTCCCGTCTTTTATTTCTGTAGAACCCTTGATTGAAAAGTACAGGGAAGATTGTTATTAG